A window of Dehalogenimonas sp. WBC-2 genomic DNA:
GGCAATGATATTTATGACCCGAGCGTAGACCCGGTCATGATTCGACGGCATATAGGTATGGTATTTCAGAAACCTACACCATTCCCGACAATGTCCATATTTGATAATGTCGTTTCTGGGATTCGATTGACTCGACTGTGGAGCCGCCGCAAGCAAATGGCTGAAGTTGTGGAGCGGAGTTTGCGGCATGCAGCACTTTGGGATGAGGTCAAGGATAAACTAGGTGAATCCGGAGCGTCTCTGTCAGGGGGACAGCAACAACGGCTTTGTATTGCGCGGGCGCTAGCTGTTGAACCTGAGATCATTCTTCTTGATGAACCATGTAGCGCATTGGATCCGATAGCAACGTTGAAAATTGAAGACCTGATGAGAAACCTGGCACAGGATTTTACCCTCGTGATTGTCACTCACAACATGCAGCAAGCGGCCCGGGTTTCAGATATGGCAGCTTTTTTCATGATAGACGAAAAATGTGCCGGCACTCTGGTGGAATATGACGAAACTTCCAAGATTTTCACTAATCCCAATGATAAGCGTACTGAGGATTACATCACCGGTCGCTTCGGGTAAGTAACTACTGGCATCAGAAAGAGCGCAATTGGAACATTACAAACTCATTTTACCAGAGCACCTCAACCACGATGGTTTTCTGTTCGGCGGCAATATGCTGAAATGGATCGACGAATTTGCATATATCACCGCAAATCAGGAATTTCCAGGCAACCGTTTCGTTACGATTGCACTTGATAATGTGGCTTTTCACCATCCCGTAACCGGTGGGGAAATAATCAAGTTTGAGGTTGGCCTGCACCAGTTAGGTAAAACTTCGGTTCAATATAAAGTTAGGGTGTTTGGAACGCGGCGTCACTCCTGTCCAGAAGCGGTACTATTTGAGACAAGGATTACTTTCGTTGCGGTAGATAATAACGGCAATAAGCGTAGTATTTTGGTACAAGAGGTTAACAATGAGAGTTGATTACGAGCGCCATCTTAAGCAATTACAGGATAAGGTCTTAAGCCTTGGAAGTATGGTAGAAAATGCGATTCTCCTTTCAATGGAAGCGATGAAGAACCGTGATATCCTGCTGGCGGATAAAGTGATCAAAGACGATGCGTTAATCAACAAGAAGCGCTTTGAAATTGAAGAAGACTGTATTAACCTTATCGCTACTCAGGCACCAATGGCCCGAGATTTGCGGATAATTGTTGCCGTGTTAAATATTATCGTTGACCTGGAGAGAATTGGTGACCATGCCTCAGGCAATGCCAAAATTGCCATTATGCTGGGTGATGAACCGCCGCTAAAACCGCTTATTGACCTGCCGCGCATGGCTGATAAAACCGCTGATATGCTTCGGAGGGCATTAGATGCCTTTGTCAAACGCGATGCTGGCGCCGCTAGGAAGGTCACTGATGATGATGATGAGGTGGATGGTTTGTACGACCAGATCTTTCGTGAATTATTATACTTTATGGTCGAAGACCCTAAAACGGTTAATCGGGCGACTCGGCTTATATGGGCTGCACATAACCTGGAGCGGTCTGCTGACCGGGCAACCAATATCTGTGAGCGTGTCGTCTTTGTGGTGACTGGTAAGCAGGAAGAGATAGGTGGAAAATATTGATCGGTTACCCTTCCCATTACTGAGAAGCGAAATGAAGAAAGTCCTCTTTGTTTGTATCCATAATTCCGGTCGAAGCAAAATGGCTGAGATTTTATTCAATCATTATGCCGGTGATAAGGCAAGATCAGAATCAGCTGGTACGGCTCCGGGGGGTGTGGTTAATCCGGTAGTGGTTGAGGTTATGAAGGAACTGGGGTTTGACTTGAGTGCTGAAAAGCCGCGGCTGCTGACACACGAGATGATTCTTAATGCGGATAAAGTGATAACCATGGGATGCATGAAGGGTGAAGGTATTTGTCCGGTTGTTTTCACCCCCGCCGAGGACTGGGCATTACCGGATCCAAAGGGCCAGGATATTGTTACTGTGCGTCAAATACGTGATGAAATCAAAACGCGAGTGATAGAACTGGTCAAACACTTAGGTGTTGTTGCCAAATATCAGTAGCGTGCAAGTCAAGGCTTAACGAAAAAATGCTTGCTGGAATAAATTCACCACATGATGACGGATCAAAGGATAAAACACCCAGGCGCTGGCATGACCGGAAGGCAGCCATTTTTGTTTAGGTCGGCCGCATGCTTGCCAAAATTCTTTAACCGTTTCCATTGGAAAGTATTCATCCCAGCGGGCATTCATCATCAATACCGATTTACCTTTAATCTCTGAAGCGAAGGTGTATGGATCGAAAAGGTAGCCGATTTGCGGTGGCGTCACATTGACAAAGCCCCGTGTTGAAACATCCGCTACATAGGCCATGTAGCGGCTCTGGTTCTTTCGGAATAATTCATCACTGATGTCATATTTGGCGTAACGCCGACTGGTGCGGGTGCGAGC
This region includes:
- the pstB gene encoding phosphate transport protein PstB — translated: MVMQNQKGTMEVDHLKAWYGKTLAVNDISMKIKPKSITAIIGPSGCGKSTFIRCLNRLHEISNNGRVDGSVRLDGNDIYDPSVDPVMIRRHIGMVFQKPTPFPTMSIFDNVVSGIRLTRLWSRRKQMAEVVERSLRHAALWDEVKDKLGESGASLSGGQQQRLCIARALAVEPEIILLDEPCSALDPIATLKIEDLMRNLAQDFTLVIVTHNMQQAARVSDMAAFFMIDEKCAGTLVEYDETSKIFTNPNDKRTEDYITGRFG
- the phoU gene encoding phosphate transport system regulatory protein PhoU; this translates as MRVDYERHLKQLQDKVLSLGSMVENAILLSMEAMKNRDILLADKVIKDDALINKKRFEIEEDCINLIATQAPMARDLRIIVAVLNIIVDLERIGDHASGNAKIAIMLGDEPPLKPLIDLPRMADKTADMLRRALDAFVKRDAGAARKVTDDDDEVDGLYDQIFRELLYFMVEDPKTVNRATRLIWAAHNLERSADRATNICERVVFVVTGKQEEIGGKY
- a CDS encoding arsenate reductase codes for the protein MAEILFNHYAGDKARSESAGTAPGGVVNPVVVEVMKELGFDLSAEKPRLLTHEMILNADKVITMGCMKGEGICPVVFTPAEDWALPDPKGQDIVTVRQIRDEIKTRVIELVKHLGVVAKYQ